One part of the Acetoanaerobium sticklandii genome encodes these proteins:
- the hisS gene encoding histidine--tRNA ligase codes for MDIKRPRGTQDVLPKDINKWNYVETLFKKVCSDFGYGEIRTPDFEYTELFKRGVGDTTDIVQKEMFTFEAKSKESITLKPEGTAPVVRAYIENKLYADPQPSKFFYITPCFRYEKPQAGRLRAFHQFGIEIFGTDSSSADAEVISLAVEFFRRLEIDDKIELRINSVGTLESRKEYNKILRDYLKPNYDNLCQTCKDRFEKNPMRIIDCKNETCKEISHDAPLMINHLDEESKLHFEKLKKYLTAMKIDYTIDPHIVRGLDYYTKSAFEFVSNDIGSQSTVCGGGRYDGLIEELGGPKIPGVGFGLGIERLILLLDNLEKDINQQPSLDVFIASMGEAAEIEAFKILYDLRKVGISCEKDHVGKSIKAQFKYADKLNSRFTIVLGDDEINNQIVTVKDMSNSTQTQIKLDDIVNYFKNLK; via the coding sequence GTGGATATAAAGAGGCCAAGAGGAACTCAAGATGTACTGCCTAAGGATATAAATAAATGGAATTATGTAGAAACCTTATTTAAAAAAGTATGCTCGGATTTTGGTTATGGAGAAATAAGAACTCCAGATTTCGAATATACAGAGCTTTTTAAGCGTGGAGTAGGAGATACTACTGATATTGTTCAAAAGGAGATGTTTACTTTTGAAGCAAAGTCAAAGGAAAGTATAACTCTAAAGCCAGAAGGAACGGCTCCGGTTGTAAGAGCTTATATTGAGAATAAACTATATGCAGATCCACAGCCATCCAAATTTTTTTACATAACACCTTGTTTTAGATATGAAAAGCCACAAGCTGGTAGACTCAGAGCTTTCCATCAATTTGGAATTGAGATTTTTGGCACAGATAGCTCTTCAGCAGATGCAGAAGTTATTTCTTTAGCAGTAGAATTTTTTAGACGACTTGAAATTGATGATAAAATCGAGCTGAGGATAAATTCTGTAGGTACTTTAGAGAGTAGAAAAGAATATAATAAAATCCTTAGAGATTATCTTAAACCAAATTATGATAATCTCTGTCAGACTTGCAAGGATAGATTTGAAAAAAATCCAATGAGAATCATAGATTGTAAGAATGAAACCTGTAAAGAAATATCACATGATGCACCGCTAATGATTAACCATTTGGATGAAGAAAGCAAATTACACTTTGAAAAGCTTAAAAAATATCTTACTGCAATGAAAATAGATTATACAATTGATCCACATATTGTAAGAGGCTTAGATTACTATACAAAATCAGCTTTCGAATTTGTATCAAATGACATAGGCAGTCAATCTACAGTTTGCGGCGGAGGAAGGTATGATGGTTTAATAGAGGAGCTAGGTGGTCCTAAAATCCCAGGCGTAGGTTTTGGATTAGGGATAGAAAGATTAATATTGCTTTTAGATAATCTAGAAAAAGATATAAATCAGCAGCCAAGCTTAGATGTGTTTATAGCTTCTATGGGAGAAGCTGCCGAAATCGAAGCATTTAAAATTTTATATGATTTGAGAAAAGTCGGTATAAGCTGTGAAAAAGACCATGTTGGCAAGAGTATAAAAGCTCAGTTTAAATATGCTGATAAGCTAAATAGCAGATTCACTATTGTACTGGGTGATGATGAAATAAATAATCAGATAGTTACTGTGAAAGATATGTCAAATTCTACCCAGACTCAAATTAAGCTAGATGACATAGTAAATTACTTTAAAAATTTGAAATAA